The Phormidium yuhuli AB48 DNA window GGCATATTCGTTTTATTGAATTTATGCCCATCGGCAATGGTCATTTATTTGAGAACAACGGCTGGGTGGCTTCGGAGACGCTACGGGAGCAAATCCGCCAACGCTGGGGGTTAGAAGCCGCCAGTGTCACGGGAGCGGGGCCAGCGGATATTTTTCAAATTCCCGGGGCCCAGGGAACCCTCGGCTTTATTAGTCAGATGTCCGAATGTTTCTGCGATCGCTGTAATCGGATGCGACTGTCGGCGGATGGTTGGCTGCGGCCCTGTTTACTCAATGAAACGGGGCAACTCAATCTACGTCAGGCTCTACGGGAGGGAGTCCCCCTCTCTCAACTGCGAGAACAGGTCCAAACCCTGTTACAGTTGAAACCCGAGATTAACTTCAAGGAACGAGATATGGGCAACAGTTCCGGAACCTATCAACGGACGATGTCACAAATCGGCGGTTAAAGGGGTCCAGGTTCTAAGCGAGTTCCGTTGGCGAAATCCCAGCCTGACTGGGTTTTCTTGCCCGCGAGTTGGACCTCCTGAAGTAACAAAAGCCCCTCTCCCGTTTGCACGACGGGTCCCACGTTTTTGAGAATTTGCACCACCTGCCCCGGTTCTCCCGACTCGGGGTTGAGGGAGGAGCGTAATTGACTGACTAAGGGGTCTGGAAGTTGGTCATAATACCGCTCTCCCAGCGGAATTGTGGCTTTCACTTTTAGAGATTGTCCTCGAAACTGAGTGACGGCGTTGGGGTAAAAGCCACGCACCTGATTATGGAGGGCGATCGCCGGCCGTGTCCAATCCAACTCATAATCCGACTTCTGAATCAGTCGTGCATAGGTGGCCGCTTCATCATCTTGAGGGGTAGCCTGGAGAGTTCCTGCGTCTAATCCCTGTAGGGTTTGGACTAGCAGGGCCCCACAGTCTTCAGCCAAACTGGCGGCCACATCCCAGGCATTATCCAGTAGCTGAATATCCCGAGAGGACTTCAGTAACATTGCCCCCGTATCCATCCCCACATCCATCTGCATGGTGGTCATGCCGGTTTGAGATTCTCCATGGTACAAACACCATTGAATGGGGGCAGCTCCTCGATATTTGGGTAAGAGGGAACCATGACCATTAATACAGCCGAGCCGGGGCATATCTAAAATCTCTTGGGAGAGAATTTGTCCATAAGCCACAACAAGGAAACAATCCGCTTGACTCTGTCGCAATTTGTCAAGGGTTTCAACATCTTTCTTAATCTTTTGCGGTTGCCAAACGGGAATCCCTGCCTCAACAGCGACGGTTTTAACGGGGGAGGGAATTAGGGTTTTGCCCCGTCCCCGGCGTTTGTCGGGTTGGGTGACTACCGCTGAGACATGAAACTCAGGATGCTCGATTAGGGTTTTGAGGCTGGGGACGGCGAATTGGGGGGTTCCCAGGAAGATGAGGTTCATGGATTAGGCAAAAGGCAAGAGGGGGGAAGAAGGGAACAGGGAACAGGGAACAGGGAACAGAAGGCAAAAGGCAAGAGGCAAGAGGCAAGAGATGGTAGGATGCGTCCCGGCATCAGTAGGGGTTTTAACTTAAGCCTATCGACTCAAACTTGCCGGAACGCATCATTTGGGCAATAGGGGGGTTAGGGTTTGACTCGGATTTCGATGCGGCGGTTGCGTTGGCGGTTGGCGGGACTGTTGTTCCTGGCGGCGAAACGACTGGAACCGTGACCGATGCTGACCCAGCGTAGGGGGGTGTCGGTGTTGCTGGCTAGGTATTGTTGCACTTGTTGGGCTTGTTCAAAGGTGCGATCGAGGCTGGCCTCGAAATCGTCGCTGGCGTCGAGATAGCCACCAATATATACGGTTGCCCCTTCTAGGGTTTGTAGTTCGTCGAGGAGGCGATCGAGGATGGTGGCTCGGGTGGGATCGAGGACTTCGCCACTGTCGGAGAATAATACGTCACTCGGTAGGGTTAGACGCAGGGGCATTCCTGGGGTTAGACGGGGGGGGACGGTGGCTGGGGGCGGTTCGACGAGGGATTGAAGCTGGCTTAGGCGACTGGAGACGAGGGTGATTTGTGATTGGAGTTCCGCTTTTTGGGCCTCGAAATCTACGCCGTCCTCGTCGTCTTCGGGGGAGTCCTCGGGGGTTAACTCGGCCAGTTGACGATTGAGCTGGGTGATGTCGTCTTGTAACTGAATAATGGCCTGTTGCAGTTGCATGCGATCGAGGTCGGGGAGGGTGGGTTCAGCGGTTGTGGAGGGCGGGGGTGGGTTGGTGATTTGGCGAATTTGCACTCGCCAGCGTTCGCTGAGGGGCTTTTCGGGATTGGTTTGGGGGGATGTATATCCAAGGACTAAGCCGGCTATGACTCCAACGCTTAGACTGACTCCCAAGGTGAGTAGACGAAAGACTAAGACCACGATCGCCCCCAGCCAAGAGCCAGATGTGGGTGCAGGAGATGGGGCCGAGGCACGATTGGCCCGACGACGATCGCGCCGGGAGCGGGCAGAATTGGAATCGGGAGGAGGAGATTGAGTCATGGGGGTTAACGTCGTCCATCCCAGGGGCCAATTTGGATAGTTCCTCCTGGGGTAAAGACCACTCGAAACTCAGCAACGGGAACTAGGGTAACCCGATCCTCTTGAATCTCAACGCCGGCGGCTGGATCGTAGAGGGGGCCAATGGGCAGTTCTGCGAAATAGCTTGAGGCCGCAGCGGAGAGGGGTTCATATTGGGTGATGGTGCCATCTTCGGTGACGGCGAGACGATAGTCTAAGTTGCGATCAAAGACAGGGATCTCCTCCCATTGATCATAAAGGGCATCCCGCACGTCAAAAATGAGTCGATCAATGGTGGCTACATCGGTAATGCGGGGAATGGCTCCGGGGGGACTGGGATAGCCATCCCAAGGACTAACTTGCAGCACGCCATTGGGTCGAAAGACGACTCGAAACTCAGCTAGGGATTCCACCTCAGCCGTCCCTCCGGCCACGGGGAGGTATAACAAGTCCGATAGGGGAATCTCCTCCTGGAAGTCCCCGGCGCGATCGCCCTCGGGCCGATAGCCGACAATTGCTCCATCTTCCCCAACACTTACCCGATAGACTAGGTCGTTTTCAAAGGTCGGTGATGTGGTCCAAGCCTGGTCTATGTCATAAAAGAGCTTATAGCGTAAGGCCCCTAAGAGGTTGGGGTCGTCAATGGTGGGGACGGTAGCTAATTCAGCCCCATCGAGATTCCCCTCGCCATCGTTGCCCCCGGGAGGGACACCTGTTGCGTTGGGGCCATTATCACTGACCTCTTCTGACTCGACTACACCGTCCCGGGGGGGGTCAACTTCAGGAACGGGTAAGGGGGACAGGGCTAACGCGGCGACCACGAGACTGGATAAGCCCAGGGCTAGGGGAGCGGCCCGTTGGGCGACCGGTTCCTCGTTTTTGGCTTGGCGACGGTTTCTTGGCAGAAGCTTGAGATGGCGATCGGGGAGAGTCTGGCGATCGCTCAAGAGCTGATCCACCACATCCACCACATCAAACAGTTGCAGGGTGGTTAAATCCAGTTGTAAGGGGTCTGTGCCGCTTTCGGGCGATCGCAGATTCAGCCGATGCAGTCCGCCTTCCAAGGGGGTTAGGGTGACCCAGGATTTCGGAGATTCCACCGCCACTTTCCCCATGCCCAAAAAACTTTGGGTGTAGTCACTGATGGCCGCCGTTAACTCATCGAGAAACTCCTGGCCGCCGCTGAGGGCATCGGGTTTGCCCACAACATGACATTCCGCGCTCACCAACACCGACAAGGGCGATCGCGCCGATCCATTAGACCCTGAGGACCCATTGGGGTCATCCAATCCCTCTACAATCAGGGTACATCCCGGTAAACTATACTTGCGCCGTACAACCATCAGATTTCTCCATCAAACAAACTCACCCAAAACCGAGTTAAGCCAGCGGTTCCAGTACAAAATAGTAGCTTTTCTAACAACTCAACGGCCAGATTATCGAGTTTTTCGTCCGTGTCGTAAACCATCACCGCCGAGCGTCGAGGATTCATACGGCTGCGGAAGTGGGCCCGGAAGCGGGAGAGATAAAAGGCTAACTGAGGGTTTTTATCTAGGGGGAGATGTTGTTCCCGCAGTTGCTGGGCCTCTTTATTCAGCTGCCGCAATGGGATAGTCATGGAGCGGGCCAGGTAGCAGATGATAATCGTTAAGACCTTGGCCTCCTCTTGGGAGAGGGGACGGCGACGACTGGCCCGCCGTAGGGGGTTCGTGTTACGGATACGCCAGACGGTGACGCGATCGCTCAACACGGAATTGAGTTCCAACTGGCGAGCCAAACTGAGAATTTTCTCAGAACCGCTCAAATCCAGCGCTTCAATCGCCAACAACATCAAATCCAGTTGGACACGAGTACGCCGAGAACAGCCATGATGAGTGACTGGCATATCCGGCAATTGCTGTTGTCGCAGCAGTAGAGTGGAATCGTGTGTTTCGAGAGGATTGGAGACCATGAGGCGCGAAGCTAACAGGTAACGTGGTTAGGGGGCAATGACTGGCTCATCAGAGCAACCGCTCAAAGCTAGATTATTACATTCTGGGCGATCGCCGGCCGTCCAGGGCAGTTTCGGCGTCCCTCGGCTAAACCCGGATGGCTATACTTTCCTGATAGGATTTGTGGAGACTGATGTCGATGTCCCCAGTCTTAGGGGGATCACTCATTGGCCAGATATAGCCGCCATTCATCATTATGGATTTACAAGCTCTCATCCGCGACGTTCCTGACTTTCCCAAACCGGGAATTCTCTTCCGAGACATCACCACCCTGCTGGCCAATCCCGAGGGACTCAAGATTGCCCTTGATCGCCTGGTTGAACAATGCACTCCCCTCCAGCCCGATATTATCATTGGCATGGAGTCCCGTGGCTTTCTTTTTGGTGTGCATCTAGCCTACCAACTCGGGGCCGGCTTTGTCCCCGTGCGGAAACCGGGAAAACTGCCTCGGGCCGTTCATACTGTGGAGTATGAACTGGAATATGGGAGCGATCGCCTAGAAATCCATCAAGATGCCATTCCCGAAGGCGCACGAGTTCTGATTGTCGATGATCTTATCGCCACTGGGGGAACCGCCAAAGCCACTGCCCAACTGGTGCAACAGTCAGCCGGAGAACTGATTGGCTTTGCCTTTGTCATCGAACTCAACGCCTTAGCTGGGCGGGAGCAGTTACCTCAGGTTCCCATTGTGACCTTAGTTCAGTATTAAGATTGAAGGATTAAGGTGAGTCGTTCCCGGTCGTATTCTGTCCCTTGCAACCCTATCTCCTGTCTATGGCTTCCCCTCAATCCACCTCCAGCAAATCCCAGCCTCCCCTAACTCAGCGTCTGCTGCGGCTGTTTGAGAATGATACGTTACTCTACATTCTGCAACGATTGGGGCAAGGACTCTTAACCTTGTTTTTTGCCTCAATTTTATGTTTTGCCGTGATGCAATTAGCCCCTGGGGATTTTCTGGATACCTACAGCCAGAATCCCACGGTTTCCCAGGAGATGCTCGATGATTTGAGGCGACAGTATGGTTTGGATCAACCGCCGGTGACGCAATATTTCCTCTGGTTAACCTCCATTGTGACCCGAGGAGACTTTGGCTGGAGTCTGATGTTTCAGCAAAATGTCACGACGCTCATCAGCAGTCGGGTGGCGAATACCTTACTTCTCTCGATTTTTTCATTGATTATCACCTGGAGTATTGCCATCCCTTTGGGAATTGTGGCCGCCGTGCGCCAAAACAGCACCCTAGACCGAGTGTTACGAGTGGTCAGTTATGGCGGACAGGGGTTTCCCAGTTTCATCACGGCCTTGTTGCTGCTGATTTTGGCTCAGAACTTAACGCCTTTGGTTCCTGTGGGGAATATGACCAGCGTTTTTCATGAGGATTTATCGCCTGTGGGCAAAATGTTGGATATTCTCTGGCACGCTTTCTTACCCACATTAGCTCTGAGTATTACCAGTTTTGCTGGATTACAGCGGTTGATGCGAGGGCAGCTATTAGATGTCTTACGACAGGATTATATCCGCACTGCCCGCGCCAAAGGGTTACCGGAAAATAAGGTCATTTATGTTCATGCCTTACGCAATGCCATTAACCCCCTAGTTACTCTGTTGGGGTTTGAATTTGCTGCCCTATTGAGTGGCTCATTTATTGCTGAATTTTTCTTTAATTGGCCGGGCTTGGGTAAACTGATTTTGGATGCGTTACGGGCCCAAGACCCCTATGTGGTGATGGCGGGGTTGATGATGGGGGCAACCATGCTCATTGTCGGGAACTTGCTGGCTGACCTATTACTCAAAGCCGTTGACCCTCGGATTCAATTAACCGATAGTAAGTAAGAGAGAGCGATGTTATCTCAAACCTATTATGTCCTGCGATCGCAACAAGATGGGCAATATCTCGCTGCCCGACCTGACGCAGAGGGCGATCGCTATTTGTTGATGTTCACCGAACATTTTGACGCTCTCAGTTACGTCAACCGCTTTGCCGAAGAGTATAAAGAGCAACTCGCCGTAGAATCCCTAGCAACTCCCACCCTAAAAACTATACTTCAGCGGTGGGGATATGCGGGATTTGCCCTCGTGCGCGACCCACTCCTGCCTCGTTTAGAGTTTTTAACAGCGACTTGATATGAAAATCGAATCAATTTTGATTGATAAATTCAAACGGTTTGATGAGTTGTTTATCTCCTTTAAAAATCAAACGTTAGCAGAAGTGAGCAATCGCTTCCTAATTTTAGGGGATAACGGGACTGGCAAAACCACAATCTTGCAAGCGATCGCTCTTCCCCTTGCGCTTGCCACTAAAACGATTTCAGATTTAAATGAGTTTTCTTGGAGTGGTTTCTTAGCCAGCCGGTATTATCAATGGGGTATCCCAACCTTAGAACTAGAAGTGTCTTTATCTTCCCAGGAAATCGAATCAACACAGCACATCGCTCAGCTTTGGTATGATTCATTTCCGCCAAAATTTCGCCCCCCTAATTTTGTGCTGCCGGGTGATTCCAAACAGTTAAAAATCAACCTTTATGGGGAGTATTGGCGTGTGGGTGAAGACAATAGCTTAGAAGAACGTTCTCAACTTTTGGGTCGATACTATGCTCGTAATCTTGTTAAAATAGCACGACAAGATCCATCAGTTTGGCAGTATTTTTCCCTGTCTGATTTTGCTAAACTGCCCGGGGTATTTTGGTTTGACCAATTCCGTAATCTATCATACCCTCCAAAACTTAACGATCAGGATTTAGCAGAACCAAATGCTCAGAACAGTTTACCTAAAACGGGGGTATCTCAGTATCGAGAGTATTTACTAAACTGGTTTGAACGGCAAAATAATCAGACGGAACTAGACCATCCTCAAAATTATTTAATGGTATTAGAGAAGCTTTATCAAGCTATTTTTACCAGTCGCTCGATTCAAGGTGCGGAGCCATTACTACAGTCAGGAGATTCTCGTGATAATCAGAACTTTTTTCTATTTAGTGATGGCAAAAAGAGCTACGATATAGCAGAGATGTCTGCGGGAGAACAATCCGTTTTGCCAATCTTTTACACAATGGTTAGACAGCACATTGCCAACTCCGTTGTCTTGATTGATGAAATCGATCTAAATCTACATCCTCCCCTAGCTCAAACTCTCACCAGTCAACTTCTTAAGCTTTCCGATAACTGCCAATTCATTATTACAACTCACTCTGATGCCGTGAATGATATTGTGGGCGAAGATGATACCTATCGCCTCCCTGGAGGGTCTTTATGCCTGTAGGAAATCTATACTGTGAGGGGTCGAAGAAGAGTTTAGATATCCGGGTTCTGCAATCAATTGTTTTGGGGACAGGCTGCCGGGTAATCCCTAGCTTTGAGCGTTCTGGCGCAAAATTCACCCATTTTTTAACCGTTTTTTCAGGGAAAGATTTATTGGCTGCGATGGGTTCTGACTTAATGCAGATGGGTTTGGGAGAACCTGGACAGTTTTTAGCCCGCATCCTCAGCCGTCTGGAGACATCCCCGGAACCTGTTTGGGAGTGGTTGGCGGAATGGCAAAGCTTAAGGGAGGCGATCGCTCAATTTCCTGCCCTATCCTGAGGATTGAGGTCGATGGGATTTATTGATTCTCCAGGCAAGTGGGACAATAAAGGTAAAGTGCGTTAAAACCATCAATCTCTATGTCCTTCTCCCAATCCACCCATCCTCAGCCCCATCCCCAGACCACCCGCCTCACCGTCACTCACCTTTTGGAAACCACCCCTAACCCCTCTCAAGCCGGGGCCGATGTGCGTCACGGCTTGCAACAGATTCCCAAAACCCTGCCCGCTAAATACTTTTACGACGATCGCGGTTCCCAACTGTTTGAGCAAATCTGCGATCTCCCCGAATACTACCCCACCCGCACCGAAACTAGTATTCTACACACCGCCGCCCCAGAAATCGTCGCCCTCACCGGAAACAGCGAACTGGTGGAACTCGGGAGTGGGAGTTCTCGTAAAACTCGCCTACTCCTTGACGCCTATTCTCAATCCCTTCCAGATAAGACAGCGTCCCTCATTTATCGTGCCATTGATGTCAGTGGTGGCATTTTGCAACAGAGCGCTCAACGGCTACTCCAAGATTACCCTCAACTCCAGGTTCAAGGTCTCGTGGGAACCTATGAAGAGGCTCTCGATCACCTCCCCCCCACAGAAGCCGACAGCCGCCTATTGCTGTTTCTCGGCAGTACCCTCGGCAACCTCAAACCCCAAGCCTGTCAGCAATTTCTAGAACGTGTTAGCCAGGCCCTCCATCCCGGTGAGTATTTTCTCTTAGGGGTTGACTTGGTGAAGCCTAAACCCATCTTGGAAGCCGCCTACAACGATGCTCAAGGGGTGACTGCTGAGTTTAACCTCAATATGTTGGCTCATCTCAATCGACGCTTTGAGGGCAACTTTAATCTGAAACAGTTTGAACATTGGGCCTTTTTTAACGAAAAAGAGTCCCAAATCGAAATGCACCTGCGCAGTACAGTCCCACAATCGGCTACCCTACGCCAGTTGGATTTAACTGTAGACTTAGCCGCCGGGGAGACGATTCAAACGGAGATTTCCCGTAAATTTAAACCATCTGAAATTATTGAAACCCTTAAGGGGGTTAAGCTTGAGACACGGCATACCTGGCAAGACCCTCAAAACAGGTTTGCGGTTTTGTTAAGCCGCCGTTGTCCGTAACGCATCTTGACGATCGCCGAAGTGACTCGCCCAGGCTCTAATCTTTCATCAGGGCCGCTACAACAGACATAAGTTGTTGTAACGCCTTCACCATGAAATACCGTAAAACCTTCACCCTGAGTTTTCTAACCCTCGCCCTGTCTCTCGGGGCCTGTAATACCGTCCCGGAAAACCCCATCGCCTCCCATGGGGCCAATCAGGAATCTCCATCGGAACCGGTTAATTCACCAGACCCCGGACCCAGTCCCTCTCCTCCCCCAACGGAATCCCCGCCTCCCGCCTCGGAGGATGAGGAGGATTCGCTTGCTGTCTCTCCACCTCAAGATACGCCTTCTGCTGATGAGTCGGCACCGGCCCCCTCCCCGCCACCCCCCTGGGAGCAAAACTTACCGGAGGTGGCCACCATTGAAGAGACGCAAGTTGGCGATTTGATGTGCTACGTGACGGTCACTGATTTACGGGGGAATACTTCGGTTATCGGTGCCGAGTATCAAATTTGCGATAACGAGGACCAATTTTTGCGACAAACCTTAGGATTGGCCTATACGGAAAGAACCGTCGCCGATTGTGAAAGCAATGAACCCTGTGGACGCACTCGCCAAACAATGCTCCTCTCGGATCTGATTAGTATTGGCAAGGATTGGTATGTCCTCAGTGATGGAACCTGGCGGGTTATGGTTGGACAAATGGAAACTTGGGATGGGGTCAATAATACGGGGGAGTTGACCTATTATGGTTGTGATGATGAGAATAACTGTCTCGCCCTAGAAGGAGGGGTCGTCAGTTGTCGTCGGGGGGTTTGTGGCTACGGTTGGGAACAGGGTGACTATCTCTATTCCCTGGCTACCCCCATTGTTGAAGATGGCGGCGCACCGGCAACGTTACGGGTGTTTCATCAGGGAGAGGAAATTCTCACTGTTCCCAATATGGAGGTGGTGAACTCCAAAATTAACCCCTCTTAAGGGTAGGTGGTTTGAGGGGATGATGGTATTAAACGGCTTCGCAATAGCGTAAAAAGCCCTTGGGATACAGGGTTAACTCTCCTGAACGGAATTTTTCGATTTCGACCCAACGAGCGATTTTTTTTCGTTTCCCTTCTAAAAAGGGGACCGTTTCTCGCTCGTAAAAGGTTTTATCAACGAAGTCACAGCGATACAGTTGGATAACTTCGTGACCTTTCTTGCCTTTATACTCGAAAATATTTTCGATACAGTCGAGATATTTGATATTAGTTAAATCCGCTTGGACTTCTTCTTGAAATTCTCGTTTTAAGGCAGCTAAGCTAGTTTCTAGGAACTCAACGCCGCCCCCTAAGGCGCGATAAAATT harbors:
- the fmt gene encoding methionyl-tRNA formyltransferase; its protein translation is MNLIFLGTPQFAVPSLKTLIEHPEFHVSAVVTQPDKRRGRGKTLIPSPVKTVAVEAGIPVWQPQKIKKDVETLDKLRQSQADCFLVVAYGQILSQEILDMPRLGCINGHGSLLPKYRGAAPIQWCLYHGESQTGMTTMQMDVGMDTGAMLLKSSRDIQLLDNAWDVAASLAEDCGALLVQTLQGLDAGTLQATPQDDEAATYARLIQKSDYELDWTRPAIALHNQVRGFYPNAVTQFRGQSLKVKATIPLGERYYDQLPDPLVSQLRSSLNPESGEPGQVVQILKNVGPVVQTGEGLLLLQEVQLAGKKTQSGWDFANGTRLEPGPL
- a CDS encoding OmpA family protein codes for the protein MQLQQAIIQLQDDITQLNRQLAELTPEDSPEDDEDGVDFEAQKAELQSQITLVSSRLSQLQSLVEPPPATVPPRLTPGMPLRLTLPSDVLFSDSGEVLDPTRATILDRLLDELQTLEGATVYIGGYLDASDDFEASLDRTFEQAQQVQQYLASNTDTPLRWVSIGHGSSRFAARNNSPANRQRNRRIEIRVKP
- a CDS encoding DUF4335 domain-containing protein; translated protein: MVVRRKYSLPGCTLIVEGLDDPNGSSGSNGSARSPLSVLVSAECHVVGKPDALSGGQEFLDELTAAISDYTQSFLGMGKVAVESPKSWVTLTPLEGGLHRLNLRSPESGTDPLQLDLTTLQLFDVVDVVDQLLSDRQTLPDRHLKLLPRNRRQAKNEEPVAQRAAPLALGLSSLVVAALALSPLPVPEVDPPRDGVVESEEVSDNGPNATGVPPGGNDGEGNLDGAELATVPTIDDPNLLGALRYKLFYDIDQAWTTSPTFENDLVYRVSVGEDGAIVGYRPEGDRAGDFQEEIPLSDLLYLPVAGGTAEVESLAEFRVVFRPNGVLQVSPWDGYPSPPGAIPRITDVATIDRLIFDVRDALYDQWEEIPVFDRNLDYRLAVTEDGTITQYEPLSAAASSYFAELPIGPLYDPAAGVEIQEDRVTLVPVAEFRVVFTPGGTIQIGPWDGRR
- a CDS encoding DUF3038 domain-containing protein, with the translated sequence MVSNPLETHDSTLLLRQQQLPDMPVTHHGCSRRTRVQLDLMLLAIEALDLSGSEKILSLARQLELNSVLSDRVTVWRIRNTNPLRRASRRRPLSQEEAKVLTIIICYLARSMTIPLRQLNKEAQQLREQHLPLDKNPQLAFYLSRFRAHFRSRMNPRRSAVMVYDTDEKLDNLAVELLEKLLFCTGTAGLTRFWVSLFDGEI
- a CDS encoding adenine phosphoribosyltransferase, with the protein product MDLQALIRDVPDFPKPGILFRDITTLLANPEGLKIALDRLVEQCTPLQPDIIIGMESRGFLFGVHLAYQLGAGFVPVRKPGKLPRAVHTVEYELEYGSDRLEIHQDAIPEGARVLIVDDLIATGGTAKATAQLVQQSAGELIGFAFVIELNALAGREQLPQVPIVTLVQY
- a CDS encoding ABC transporter permease, coding for MASPQSTSSKSQPPLTQRLLRLFENDTLLYILQRLGQGLLTLFFASILCFAVMQLAPGDFLDTYSQNPTVSQEMLDDLRRQYGLDQPPVTQYFLWLTSIVTRGDFGWSLMFQQNVTTLISSRVANTLLLSIFSLIITWSIAIPLGIVAAVRQNSTLDRVLRVVSYGGQGFPSFITALLLLILAQNLTPLVPVGNMTSVFHEDLSPVGKMLDILWHAFLPTLALSITSFAGLQRLMRGQLLDVLRQDYIRTARAKGLPENKVIYVHALRNAINPLVTLLGFEFAALLSGSFIAEFFFNWPGLGKLILDALRAQDPYVVMAGLMMGATMLIVGNLLADLLLKAVDPRIQLTDSK
- a CDS encoding AAA family ATPase; protein product: MKIESILIDKFKRFDELFISFKNQTLAEVSNRFLILGDNGTGKTTILQAIALPLALATKTISDLNEFSWSGFLASRYYQWGIPTLELEVSLSSQEIESTQHIAQLWYDSFPPKFRPPNFVLPGDSKQLKINLYGEYWRVGEDNSLEERSQLLGRYYARNLVKIARQDPSVWQYFSLSDFAKLPGVFWFDQFRNLSYPPKLNDQDLAEPNAQNSLPKTGVSQYREYLLNWFERQNNQTELDHPQNYLMVLEKLYQAIFTSRSIQGAEPLLQSGDSRDNQNFFLFSDGKKSYDIAEMSAGEQSVLPIFYTMVRQHIANSVVLIDEIDLNLHPPLAQTLTSQLLKLSDNCQFIITTHSDAVNDIVGEDDTYRLPGGSLCL
- the egtD gene encoding L-histidine N(alpha)-methyltransferase, with protein sequence MSFSQSTHPQPHPQTTRLTVTHLLETTPNPSQAGADVRHGLQQIPKTLPAKYFYDDRGSQLFEQICDLPEYYPTRTETSILHTAAPEIVALTGNSELVELGSGSSRKTRLLLDAYSQSLPDKTASLIYRAIDVSGGILQQSAQRLLQDYPQLQVQGLVGTYEEALDHLPPTEADSRLLLFLGSTLGNLKPQACQQFLERVSQALHPGEYFLLGVDLVKPKPILEAAYNDAQGVTAEFNLNMLAHLNRRFEGNFNLKQFEHWAFFNEKESQIEMHLRSTVPQSATLRQLDLTVDLAAGETIQTEISRKFKPSEIIETLKGVKLETRHTWQDPQNRFAVLLSRRCP
- a CDS encoding NUDIX hydrolase, with translation MGKYNSIRVIALGLIRDGDRLFLSEGYDPKNKTEFYRALGGGVEFLETSLAALKREFQEEVQADLTNIKYLDCIENIFEYKGKKGHEVIQLYRCDFVDKTFYERETVPFLEGKRKKIARWVEIEKFRSGELTLYPKGFLRYCEAV